In the Xiamenia xianingshaonis genome, one interval contains:
- a CDS encoding Jag family protein, which translates to MEEELGYVDAGLDDAEAAEEVVDEAVEAVEEDVEGDEITEEDLDHIADVAIGVLQSVLEYFSVGEITIDEYEGDEGELILDITGDDLAILIGRHGKTLDALQFLVSAITVRTIGYRYPVVVDVEGYKARQREKLESIARSSANRAVHQHRSVKMRPMTPYERRIIHIALRDDPRVETASEGEGSSRHVVVVPL; encoded by the coding sequence ATGGAAGAGGAGTTGGGATACGTCGACGCAGGTCTCGACGACGCCGAAGCCGCTGAAGAGGTCGTTGACGAAGCCGTCGAGGCTGTTGAAGAAGACGTCGAAGGGGACGAGATCACCGAAGAGGACCTCGACCACATCGCCGACGTGGCGATCGGCGTACTTCAGTCGGTCCTTGAGTACTTCAGCGTGGGCGAGATTACCATCGACGAATACGAGGGCGACGAAGGCGAGCTGATCCTCGACATCACAGGCGACGACCTGGCCATCCTCATCGGCCGCCACGGCAAGACGCTCGACGCGCTGCAGTTCCTCGTGTCGGCCATCACGGTGCGCACCATCGGCTACCGCTATCCGGTCGTCGTCGACGTGGAAGGCTACAAGGCCCGTCAGCGCGAGAAGCTTGAGTCTATCGCGCGGTCTTCCGCGAACCGCGCCGTGCACCAGCACCGCAGCGTGAAGATGCGCCCGATGACGCCATACGAGCGCCGCATCATCCACATTGCGCTGCGCGACGACCCGCGCGTCGAAACGGCGTCGGAAGGCGAGGGGTCCAGCCGCCACGTCGTCGTGGTCCCGCTGTAG
- the rsmG gene encoding 16S rRNA (guanine(527)-N(7))-methyltransferase RsmG, which produces MNADELLKRHLELVLEANKTTNITAIDSWDDGMKLHVEDSLVGLPELEAAPAGPFADIGSGAGYPGIPLAVMTGREALLVDSVKKKARLLESFVQELGLENVAISDERIEDASRQFRGRFSAVTARALSKLSVLMELAQPLLAPGGHLICYKARMEEEELVHALSLQKRLGYRVKSDRTIDADDRIRRIIVLEKVGEPALKLPRHVGYAQKRPL; this is translated from the coding sequence ATGAACGCCGACGAGCTGTTGAAACGCCATTTGGAGCTGGTTTTAGAAGCGAACAAGACCACTAACATCACTGCCATCGACAGCTGGGACGACGGCATGAAGCTGCACGTCGAAGACTCGCTCGTCGGCCTTCCTGAGCTTGAAGCCGCCCCTGCCGGCCCGTTTGCCGACATCGGGTCGGGCGCGGGCTATCCCGGCATCCCGCTCGCCGTCATGACCGGACGGGAAGCCTTGTTGGTGGACTCGGTGAAGAAGAAGGCGCGCCTGCTCGAGTCGTTCGTGCAGGAGCTGGGCCTTGAAAACGTGGCCATCAGCGACGAGCGCATCGAAGACGCCAGCCGGCAGTTCCGCGGCAGATTTTCCGCCGTGACGGCTCGCGCCCTCTCGAAGCTTTCGGTCCTGATGGAGCTCGCCCAGCCGCTGCTGGCGCCCGGCGGCCACCTTATCTGCTACAAAGCCCGCATGGAGGAAGAAGAGCTTGTGCACGCCCTCAGCCTGCAAAAACGCCTAGGGTATAGGGTGAAGTCCGACCGCACCATTGACGCTGATGACCGGATACGCCGCATAATAGTCTTGGAGAAAGTGGGAGAACCCGCGCTGAAGCTGCCGCGCCACGTGGGATATGCGCAGAAGCGGCCTCTGTAG
- a CDS encoding ParA family protein has protein sequence MGFLDGLKRGEIEAETVVGSSEQLAAEPARNARIVAIINQKGGVGKSTTAINLSASLGVLGKKVLLVDLDPQGNSSSGLGIEKSRVENCIYNVLLDDVALSDVIIADVCNGVDVAPATINLAGAEVELVSEIARENRLKDALKSARGTYDYVFVDCPPSLGLLTVNALVAADSLLIPIQCEFYALEGVTKLIDSMKRVKSRLNPSLDIFGVLLTMYDGRTTLARQVADEVRSFFGETVFDTLIPRTVKLSEAPSFGLPITEYDPSGKGALAYGALAKEVVQRG, from the coding sequence GTGGGATTTCTTGATGGTCTTAAACGTGGCGAAATCGAAGCTGAGACTGTCGTAGGTTCCAGCGAGCAGCTGGCGGCCGAACCTGCGCGCAACGCGAGAATCGTTGCCATTATCAATCAGAAGGGCGGCGTGGGGAAGTCGACGACCGCCATCAACCTGTCGGCGTCGCTCGGCGTGCTGGGCAAGAAGGTGCTGCTGGTCGACCTTGATCCGCAGGGCAATTCTTCGAGCGGCCTCGGCATCGAGAAGAGCCGGGTTGAAAACTGCATCTACAACGTGCTGCTTGACGACGTGGCGCTTTCCGACGTCATCATCGCCGACGTGTGCAACGGCGTTGACGTGGCACCTGCCACCATCAATCTGGCCGGCGCCGAAGTGGAGCTGGTGAGCGAGATAGCGCGGGAAAACCGCCTGAAAGACGCGCTCAAGAGTGCTCGCGGCACGTACGACTACGTCTTCGTGGACTGTCCGCCGTCGCTGGGGCTGCTCACGGTCAACGCGCTTGTGGCGGCCGATTCGCTGCTCATCCCCATTCAATGCGAGTTCTACGCCCTGGAAGGTGTGACAAAACTCATCGATTCGATGAAACGTGTCAAAAGCCGCCTGAATCCGTCGCTCGACATCTTCGGCGTGCTGCTGACCATGTACGACGGCCGCACGACGCTGGCGCGGCAAGTGGCCGACGAGGTGCGTTCGTTCTTTGGCGAGACGGTGTTCGACACGCTCATCCCGCGTACGGTGAAGTTGTCCGAGGCGCCGAGCTTCGGGCTTCCCATCACGGAATACGATCCCTCTGGCAAGGGCGCCTTGGCGTATGGGGCGCTGGCGAAGGAAGTGGTGCAACGTGGCTAA
- a CDS encoding ParB/RepB/Spo0J family partition protein has product MAKAKGKGGLGRGLNSLLGGSFDEGAPMEGRSAGSSETVVIDPLAAEEGIVVPRDPGHPAQAREKELFTGRVGEVYARETDEVPLASIVPNPDQPRTNFKVEELRELADSIRKEGLLQPILVREMGDGTYQIIAGERRWKASQMAGLSMVPVRLKAADDETALELAMIENIQRSDLNPIEEAYGYRRMMERRGMTQAEVAQTVSKGRSTIANALRLLELPQEAQQLLFEEKITAGHARAILSIPTPEGRQKLTDKLKVEKLSVREAEAIARLLSGKKADTPPRPETPPSFKKVARALKDSLHTNVKVRTSGGKNRIEIEFADEEDLERLFALLGQE; this is encoded by the coding sequence GTGGCTAAAGCGAAAGGCAAAGGCGGCTTGGGCCGCGGACTGAATTCCTTGTTGGGAGGGTCGTTCGACGAGGGAGCGCCGATGGAAGGCCGGTCTGCCGGCTCGTCGGAAACCGTCGTCATCGATCCGCTGGCCGCCGAAGAGGGCATCGTGGTGCCGCGAGACCCCGGCCATCCGGCGCAGGCGCGAGAGAAAGAGCTTTTTACCGGCCGCGTCGGCGAGGTGTACGCCCGCGAGACCGACGAAGTGCCGCTGGCTTCCATCGTGCCCAACCCTGATCAGCCGCGCACGAACTTCAAGGTTGAAGAGTTGCGCGAGCTGGCCGACTCCATCCGCAAAGAAGGCCTGCTGCAGCCTATCTTGGTGCGCGAGATGGGCGACGGCACGTACCAGATCATCGCCGGCGAGCGTCGCTGGAAGGCGTCGCAGATGGCGGGCCTTTCGATGGTGCCGGTGCGCTTGAAGGCTGCCGACGACGAAACGGCGCTCGAGCTTGCCATGATCGAGAACATCCAGCGGTCCGACCTCAACCCCATTGAAGAGGCGTACGGGTACCGCCGCATGATGGAGCGCCGGGGCATGACGCAGGCCGAAGTGGCCCAGACGGTGTCGAAGGGCCGCTCGACCATCGCGAACGCGCTGCGGCTGCTGGAACTGCCGCAGGAGGCCCAGCAGCTGTTGTTTGAAGAAAAGATCACCGCAGGCCACGCCCGTGCCATCCTGTCGATTCCCACGCCGGAGGGCCGCCAGAAGCTCACCGACAAGCTGAAGGTCGAAAAGCTGAGCGTGCGCGAGGCCGAGGCGATCGCGCGGCTGTTGAGCGGCAAGAAGGCAGATACGCCGCCGCGCCCCGAAACGCCGCCGTCGTTCAAGAAGGTGGCGCGGGCTTTGAAGGATTCCCTGCACACGAACGTGAAAGTGCGCACGTCGGGGGGCAAGAACCGCATTGAGATCGAGTTCGCCGACGAAGAGGACCTTGAGCGGCTGTTCGCCCTGCTCGGTCAGGAGTGA
- a CDS encoding diguanylate cyclase: MAGYTVIIGSSNATCRAELAEYFHDQYDVVQADTLETFETLLNGRPERLSAVIIDFTHSRTDGFTALRLVRNRYTQEELPAFLVVDDLEDDAIEAGYDAGATDTIERPYTKFALRRITEAIRLHEARLQLQASLAETEQAHAEAVQQQDVARQALKQAEQARREAEAARKEAEDARYVSEQFIRRMPGGLFRYKADGDEELDIVNEGLVKMFGCDDEADLREYTHNSFRGIVLAEDLEAAEHEIWRQIHMGPEPGCDKLSYRIRRKDGEIRWVEDWGRYIVDPSGQAWFYVVVLDITEKIRYQNELMRSNNRLRVLSEMSHDLMFDVDVDAKTAEVFGDFNGRFGREVRAADIKRLAELAGLETKTEDTIDIAAHKPAATGRESLDTDMTIPNAEGDPIWCRFQSVAFSDGPDDGDKRFIGRLLDTHEMMMRQLLYQTKAERDAMTGAYNREAGIAKISEILDEGNGPFSLLFIDLDDFKAINDTYGHPVGDLALSQVSSHLKKTAREGDVVVRFGGDEFAMFLQGVGHGEKLERIIESISHEAYADFPCDQIANPSDTLTLSIGVACTEKAGATFEELYTCADHALYQVKRQGKSNSIVYDMSAGQ, encoded by the coding sequence ATGGCTGGCTACACCGTCATCATCGGCAGCTCGAACGCGACATGCCGCGCCGAGCTGGCCGAGTATTTCCACGATCAATACGACGTAGTGCAGGCGGACACGCTGGAAACCTTCGAAACGCTTCTCAACGGCAGGCCAGAGCGGCTCAGCGCCGTCATCATCGACTTCACCCATTCCCGAACAGACGGCTTCACAGCGCTGAGACTGGTCCGAAACCGGTACACTCAAGAAGAGCTCCCGGCGTTTCTGGTCGTCGACGATCTGGAAGACGACGCGATTGAGGCAGGATACGACGCAGGCGCCACCGACACCATCGAGCGGCCCTACACGAAGTTCGCGCTCCGCCGCATCACGGAGGCCATTCGCCTGCACGAGGCCCGCCTTCAACTGCAAGCGTCGCTGGCAGAAACGGAACAGGCGCACGCTGAGGCCGTGCAGCAGCAAGACGTGGCGCGGCAAGCCTTGAAACAGGCAGAGCAGGCGCGGCGGGAAGCCGAAGCGGCCCGAAAAGAGGCCGAAGACGCCCGCTACGTTTCAGAGCAGTTCATCAGGCGCATGCCGGGCGGGCTGTTCCGTTACAAGGCGGACGGCGACGAAGAGCTCGACATCGTCAACGAAGGACTGGTCAAGATGTTCGGCTGCGACGACGAGGCCGACCTCCGGGAATACACGCACAACTCGTTTCGCGGCATCGTGCTCGCCGAAGACCTCGAGGCCGCCGAACATGAGATCTGGCGCCAGATCCACATGGGGCCCGAGCCGGGATGCGACAAGCTCTCATACCGCATACGCCGCAAGGACGGCGAAATTCGCTGGGTCGAAGACTGGGGCCGCTACATCGTCGATCCGTCGGGACAGGCGTGGTTCTACGTCGTGGTGCTCGACATCACCGAAAAGATCCGGTACCAAAACGAGCTCATGCGGTCAAACAACCGCCTGCGCGTCCTTTCGGAAATGTCCCACGACTTGATGTTCGACGTGGACGTCGACGCGAAAACGGCCGAGGTGTTCGGTGACTTCAACGGCCGGTTCGGCCGCGAAGTGCGCGCCGCCGACATCAAACGCCTCGCTGAGCTGGCCGGCCTTGAGACGAAAACGGAAGACACAATCGACATAGCCGCGCACAAGCCGGCGGCGACCGGGCGAGAATCCTTGGACACGGACATGACCATTCCCAACGCGGAAGGCGATCCCATCTGGTGCCGTTTCCAGTCGGTCGCGTTCTCCGACGGCCCGGACGACGGCGACAAGCGGTTCATCGGGCGTCTGCTCGACACCCACGAAATGATGATGCGGCAGCTCCTCTATCAAACGAAGGCGGAACGCGACGCGATGACCGGGGCATACAACCGAGAAGCGGGCATCGCCAAAATATCCGAGATCCTTGATGAGGGCAACGGCCCGTTCTCGCTGCTGTTCATAGACTTAGACGACTTCAAGGCCATCAACGACACTTACGGACACCCCGTCGGCGACCTGGCGCTTTCCCAGGTTTCAAGCCATCTGAAAAAAACCGCCCGAGAAGGAGACGTCGTGGTGCGGTTCGGCGGAGACGAGTTCGCCATGTTCTTGCAAGGCGTGGGACACGGCGAAAAGCTGGAGCGCATCATCGAAAGCATCTCGCACGAAGCTTACGCCGACTTCCCCTGCGACCAGATAGCGAACCCCAGCGACACGCTAACGCTGTCCATCGGCGTCGCGTGCACCGAGAAGGCGGGGGCGACGTTCGAAGAGCTGTATACCTGTGCCGATCACGCGCTGTACCAGGTGAAACGCCAAGGAAAGAGCAACTCCATCGTCTACGACATGTCGGCCGGCCAATAA
- the rlmN gene encoding 23S rRNA (adenine(2503)-C(2))-methyltransferase RlmN produces the protein MDEFADHLKTDHPNRTDESMTSNVIQNLSFAELQGLVADLGQPKFRAKQLYQWLYKHHAADYDAMTNLPAALRESLAETWPYRAARIEETQVSADGTRKYLVAFSDDVVVETVAIPSDDEKRLTVCVSTQAGCAMGCVFCATGLAGLARNLAAGEIVEQVLLAQADCGRRVSNVVFMGQGEPFLNFDSVLKALRILNDPDAVGIGARAMTVSTCGIISGIEALANVPEQFGLAVSLHAAGQKIRDSLMPKVRHQKLTELKTALAAYQKKTNRRVTLEYIMIHEVNDSPEDLAELVAFTRGLLCHVNLIPVNAVPDSAFQPSPKDTFARWEKTLREAGVETTVRESRGQDIAGACGQLKNTRAAR, from the coding sequence ATGGACGAATTTGCCGACCACTTGAAAACCGACCACCCGAACAGAACGGATGAATCCATGACCTCCAACGTCATACAAAACCTGTCGTTTGCTGAACTGCAAGGCCTCGTGGCCGATCTTGGCCAGCCGAAATTCCGCGCCAAGCAGCTGTATCAGTGGCTGTACAAACACCACGCCGCCGACTACGACGCCATGACGAACCTGCCGGCCGCGCTGCGAGAAAGCCTGGCCGAGACGTGGCCCTACCGCGCCGCCCGCATCGAAGAAACGCAGGTTTCGGCCGACGGCACGCGGAAGTACCTCGTCGCGTTTTCCGACGACGTGGTCGTAGAGACGGTGGCCATCCCCTCCGACGACGAAAAGCGGCTGACCGTGTGCGTGTCCACCCAGGCGGGCTGTGCGATGGGCTGCGTGTTCTGCGCGACCGGGCTGGCAGGACTTGCGCGCAACCTCGCCGCGGGAGAAATCGTCGAGCAGGTCTTGCTGGCCCAGGCCGACTGCGGCCGGCGCGTGAGCAACGTCGTGTTCATGGGCCAAGGCGAGCCGTTTCTCAACTTCGACAGCGTCTTGAAGGCGCTGCGCATTCTGAACGACCCGGACGCCGTCGGCATCGGGGCGCGGGCGATGACGGTTTCCACGTGCGGCATCATCAGCGGCATCGAAGCGCTTGCCAACGTGCCCGAGCAGTTCGGCCTGGCGGTGTCGCTGCACGCGGCCGGCCAGAAGATCCGCGACTCGCTCATGCCGAAGGTGCGCCACCAGAAGCTGACGGAACTGAAGACGGCGCTGGCGGCCTACCAAAAAAAGACAAACCGCCGCGTCACGCTCGAATATATTATGATCCACGAAGTCAACGATTCCCCGGAAGACCTGGCCGAGCTCGTCGCGTTCACCCGGGGGCTGCTGTGCCACGTGAACCTCATCCCCGTCAACGCCGTGCCCGACTCGGCGTTCCAGCCCAGCCCGAAAGACACGTTCGCCCGGTGGGAAAAGACGCTGCGCGAGGCCGGCGTGGAAACCACCGTGCGCGAAAGCCGCGGCCAAGACATCGCCGGCGCCTGCGGCCAGCTGAAAAACACGCGAGCCGCCAGGTAA
- a CDS encoding D-alanine--D-alanine ligase family protein, with protein sequence MALPVIPEKCSVAVIAGGKSGEREISLKSGEGASGALREAGFNVTVLDPARKEDLVTLVEQPFDVAFLCLHGKGGEDGVMQGFLEAIGLPYTGSGVWASALAMDKAKTKRVYGRHGVPTPPSVTIYRGKPYDLDAILEEVGPDCVVKVTNEGSTLGLFMTHTPDYTEAAIQEALALGNSVLVEKFIAGNEYTVAVVGNEHPHALPVIQIIPQNDFYDFESKYAPGGSTHLCPAPIDEALTAKLQSLAEAAHECLECRGMSRTDFIVEEDGTAWALETNTIPGMTGTSLLPDAARAAGITFPELCTKLVNYALDLPQERQTDR encoded by the coding sequence ATGGCTCTCCCCGTTATTCCCGAAAAATGCTCCGTCGCGGTGATCGCCGGAGGCAAAAGCGGTGAACGCGAAATTTCGCTGAAGTCGGGCGAGGGCGCGTCTGGTGCGCTGCGCGAGGCGGGGTTCAACGTGACCGTGCTCGACCCGGCGCGGAAGGAAGACTTGGTCACGCTGGTGGAACAGCCGTTTGACGTGGCGTTCCTATGCCTGCACGGCAAAGGCGGCGAAGACGGCGTGATGCAGGGCTTCCTGGAAGCCATCGGCCTGCCTTACACGGGGTCGGGCGTGTGGGCCAGCGCGCTTGCCATGGACAAGGCGAAGACCAAGCGCGTGTACGGCCGCCACGGCGTGCCGACGCCGCCGTCGGTGACCATTTACCGCGGCAAGCCGTATGATCTGGATGCCATTTTAGAAGAAGTCGGCCCTGACTGCGTCGTGAAAGTCACGAACGAGGGCAGCACGTTGGGCCTGTTCATGACACACACGCCCGATTACACTGAAGCGGCCATCCAAGAGGCGCTGGCGCTCGGCAACAGCGTGTTGGTGGAGAAGTTCATCGCGGGCAACGAATACACGGTGGCGGTGGTCGGCAACGAGCATCCGCACGCGCTGCCGGTCATCCAAATCATTCCGCAGAACGACTTTTACGACTTCGAATCGAAGTATGCCCCCGGCGGATCGACGCATTTGTGCCCGGCGCCCATCGACGAGGCGCTGACCGCAAAGCTGCAGTCGCTCGCAGAAGCGGCGCACGAGTGCCTGGAGTGCCGCGGCATGTCGCGGACCGACTTCATCGTGGAAGAAGACGGCACGGCCTGGGCGCTGGAGACGAACACGATTCCCGGCATGACGGGCACGTCGCTTTTGCCCGACGCCGCCCGCGCCGCGGGCATCACGTTTCCCGAGCTGTGCACGAAGTTGGTGAACTACGCGCTCGACCTGCCGCAGGAGCGCCAGACGGACCGTTAG
- a CDS encoding helicase C-terminal domain-containing protein, whose translation MDNKPAPIPSALMEFISDGTPQAVCERYASLKSVAELSDFGELDRNLVVIDTETTGFSFNHDELTQIAAARLECGQITDWFVTFVNPGQPIPEDVAYLTNIHDEDVADAPTPQQALADLVEFVGDAKLVAHNADFDRTFVTRHPEGYPLLENVWIDSLDLARITLPRLRSHRLLDLVRAFECPLSTHRADADVEATCAIFRILLAAIASMPPALTCEIARMAPADQWPTVMVFQAFEQAYREEAQANAAPAPGDGPAAAEHAADNDVWGEDAAGSETFDDVSRETLSSDVEGAASAGDSAGDAATADGSASDEAAAPPALRPADLRFSMRSLRAARLKGVDFHPKVADLVDAGGPDATLEFPSSEDLDEAFSKEGLVGAMYPDFEARSEQLAMAQAVRRAFELSENLAVEAGTGVGKSMAYLVPAALTARNNDITVGVATKTNALLDQLVYHELPALSDAFAELDPEGGPLTFAPLKGFTNYPCIRKIENLVRDGVGVRVVQKKEVSQAPALAALLSFVEQTAYDDIHSLKIDYRALPRYLITTKSQDCLRHKCPFYGAPCFVFGSRLQAESADIVVTNHSLLFRDVAADGGLLPPIRYWIIDEAHNAEAEARGALSLELDAEAISGIARRVASDEATRNVFVRAERKAASDAQGGMTPVVGLAEKARSIGRDYAEKAARFCEALKMLLFFDDAKHGRNYETVELWINPDLRTTATFAHVRATGAELMAESERLVHACQELVGCLEDVSGMAAVQREIASLALTLKDHVTSADLILNQAPEGYAYAAVLNRKKDKVVDKLQALLLDVGDKMNETFFSRTNSVVMTSATLTVDNSFETFGQAVGCNRGDASRTRTLQLESSYDFDRAMTIYVVEDMPEPTQRPYMKALEELVVLLHRAQQGSMLTLFTNRREMEQCYEAVQPVLKQDDLRLVCQKWNVSVKGLRDDFMCDERLSLFALKSFWEGFDAPGSTLKGVIVPKLPFSKPSDPLSCERAARDDQAWRHYVLPAAVLETKQAAGRLIRKADDEGILVLADKRLLTKSYGKVFLRSMPSRTVKVLPMRKIAEEVARKLAE comes from the coding sequence ATGGATAACAAACCCGCGCCGATCCCTTCGGCTTTGATGGAATTTATCAGCGACGGCACGCCGCAAGCGGTATGCGAGCGGTACGCGTCGTTGAAAAGCGTGGCCGAACTTTCGGATTTTGGCGAGCTGGACCGCAACCTGGTGGTCATCGACACGGAAACGACGGGCTTTTCGTTCAACCACGACGAACTGACGCAGATCGCCGCCGCACGTTTGGAATGCGGCCAGATCACCGACTGGTTCGTGACGTTCGTGAACCCGGGCCAACCTATTCCTGAAGACGTGGCCTATCTGACGAACATCCACGACGAGGACGTGGCAGACGCGCCGACGCCGCAACAAGCCCTTGCCGACCTGGTGGAATTCGTGGGCGATGCGAAGCTGGTCGCGCACAACGCCGACTTCGACCGCACGTTCGTGACGCGCCATCCGGAAGGCTATCCGCTGTTGGAGAACGTGTGGATCGACTCGCTGGATTTGGCGCGCATCACGCTGCCGCGCCTGCGGTCGCACCGCCTGCTCGATTTGGTGCGGGCGTTCGAATGCCCGCTGTCGACGCATCGCGCCGATGCCGACGTCGAGGCCACGTGCGCCATCTTCCGCATCTTGCTGGCCGCCATCGCGTCGATGCCGCCAGCGCTGACGTGCGAGATCGCTCGCATGGCGCCGGCCGACCAATGGCCGACAGTCATGGTGTTTCAAGCGTTTGAGCAGGCCTATCGCGAAGAAGCCCAAGCGAATGCGGCGCCCGCGCCGGGCGATGGCCCCGCTGCGGCGGAACATGCCGCCGACAACGACGTGTGGGGTGAAGATGCCGCCGGCAGTGAAACGTTCGACGATGTTTCACGTGAAACGTTGTCGTCGGACGTCGAGGGTGCTGCCAGCGCCGGCGACTCCGCGGGCGATGCTGCAACCGCCGACGGGTCTGCCAGCGACGAAGCTGCCGCCCCGCCCGCGCTGCGTCCCGCCGACCTGCGCTTTTCGATGCGCTCGCTGCGAGCCGCCCGTTTGAAGGGCGTGGACTTTCATCCCAAGGTCGCCGATCTGGTGGACGCGGGAGGACCGGACGCGACGCTTGAGTTCCCCTCTTCCGAGGACTTGGACGAGGCGTTCTCGAAAGAAGGCCTCGTCGGCGCCATGTATCCCGACTTTGAGGCGCGCAGCGAGCAGCTGGCGATGGCCCAGGCGGTCCGCCGCGCCTTCGAGCTGAGCGAAAACCTTGCGGTCGAGGCGGGGACCGGCGTGGGCAAGTCGATGGCCTATCTGGTGCCGGCAGCGCTGACGGCGCGCAACAACGACATCACCGTCGGTGTTGCGACCAAGACGAACGCCCTGCTCGACCAGCTGGTCTACCACGAGCTTCCTGCTCTCTCCGACGCCTTCGCCGAGCTCGACCCCGAGGGTGGCCCGCTCACGTTCGCGCCGCTGAAGGGGTTCACGAACTATCCGTGCATCCGCAAGATCGAAAACCTCGTGCGCGACGGGGTGGGCGTGCGTGTCGTGCAGAAAAAAGAGGTGTCGCAAGCTCCCGCGCTCGCGGCGCTGCTGTCGTTCGTTGAACAGACGGCTTACGACGACATCCATTCGCTCAAGATCGACTACCGGGCGCTGCCGCGCTACCTCATCACCACGAAAAGCCAGGACTGCCTGCGCCACAAGTGCCCGTTCTACGGGGCGCCGTGCTTCGTGTTCGGGTCGCGGCTGCAAGCGGAATCGGCCGACATCGTCGTCACGAACCACAGCCTGCTGTTCCGCGATGTCGCAGCTGACGGCGGCCTGCTTCCTCCCATCCGCTACTGGATCATCGACGAGGCCCACAACGCCGAAGCCGAGGCGCGCGGGGCCCTGTCGCTCGAGCTGGACGCCGAGGCCATCTCCGGCATCGCACGGCGCGTCGCTTCAGACGAGGCGACGCGCAACGTGTTCGTCCGCGCCGAGCGCAAGGCCGCTTCGGATGCGCAGGGCGGCATGACGCCGGTCGTCGGGCTGGCGGAAAAGGCCCGTTCAATCGGGCGAGACTACGCCGAGAAGGCGGCGCGGTTCTGCGAAGCGCTGAAGATGCTGCTGTTCTTCGACGATGCGAAGCATGGCCGCAACTACGAGACCGTCGAGCTGTGGATCAATCCCGACCTTCGCACGACGGCGACGTTTGCCCATGTAAGAGCCACCGGCGCCGAGCTCATGGCGGAATCCGAGCGGCTTGTCCACGCATGCCAGGAGCTGGTCGGCTGCTTGGAGGACGTCTCGGGCATGGCGGCCGTCCAGCGCGAGATCGCCTCGCTTGCCCTGACGCTGAAAGACCACGTGACGTCGGCGGACCTCATTCTGAACCAGGCGCCCGAAGGCTATGCGTACGCCGCCGTGCTGAACCGCAAGAAGGACAAGGTGGTCGACAAGCTGCAAGCGCTGCTGCTCGACGTGGGCGACAAGATGAACGAGACGTTCTTCTCGCGCACGAATTCGGTGGTCATGACGTCGGCGACGCTGACGGTCGACAACAGCTTCGAGACGTTCGGCCAGGCCGTCGGGTGCAACCGCGGCGACGCGTCGCGCACGCGCACGCTGCAGCTGGAATCGAGCTACGACTTCGACCGCGCCATGACCATCTACGTGGTCGAGGACATGCCCGAACCGACGCAACGTCCCTATATGAAGGCGCTCGAAGAGCTGGTCGTGCTGCTTCATCGGGCGCAGCAAGGGTCGATGCTCACGCTGTTCACGAACCGCCGCGAAATGGAGCAGTGTTACGAGGCCGTGCAGCCGGTTTTGAAGCAAGACGACCTGCGGCTCGTGTGCCAAAAATGGAACGTGTCGGTGAAAGGACTGCGCGACGACTTCATGTGCGACGAGCGGCTGTCGCTGTTTGCGTTGAAGAGCTTCTGGGAGGGATTCGACGCGCCAGGATCGACGCTCAAGGGCGTCATCGTGCCGAAGCTGCCGTTTTCGAAGCCGTCCGACCCGCTGTCGTGCGAGCGAGCGGCCCGCGACGACCAGGCATGGCGCCATTACGTGCTGCCGGCGGCCGTGCTTGAGACGAAACAGGCGGCAGGTCGGCTCATTCGCAAAGCCGACGACGAGGGCATTTTGGTGCTCGCCGACAAGCGCCTGCTGACAAAAAGCTACGGGAAGGTGTTTTTGCGGTCGATGCCGAGCCGTACGGTGAAAGTGCTGCCCATGCGCAAGATCGCCGAAGAAGTGGCTCGCAAGCTGGCAGAATAG